The following proteins are co-located in the Rhodococcus opacus B4 genome:
- a CDS encoding RluA family pseudouridine synthase: MRETRSMPVPDGLEAMRVDAGLARLLGLSRTAVAQLTEEGSVLVDGAPVGKSDRLSAGTWLEVELPEPPRPLTIEAEPVEGMEILYADDDVVAVDKPVGVAAHASVGWTGPTVIGGLAAAGFRISTSGAHERQGIVHRLDVGTSGVMVVATSERAYTLLKRAFKQRTIDKRYHALVQGHPDPSSGTIDAPIGRHRSNDWKFAVTADGKPSITHYDTVEAFQAASLLDIHLETGRTHQIRVHFAALRHPCCGDLTYGADPRLAERLGLERQWLHARSLGFAHPADGRWVEITSKYPKDLEDALGVLRAS, encoded by the coding sequence GTGAGGGAAACACGGTCGATGCCGGTCCCGGACGGGCTCGAAGCGATGCGGGTCGACGCAGGCCTCGCTCGACTGCTCGGTCTGTCGCGCACCGCGGTCGCGCAGCTCACCGAGGAAGGCTCGGTGCTCGTCGACGGCGCGCCCGTCGGCAAGTCCGACCGGCTGTCCGCGGGCACCTGGCTCGAGGTGGAACTGCCCGAACCGCCGCGGCCGCTGACCATCGAGGCGGAGCCCGTCGAGGGCATGGAGATCCTGTACGCCGACGACGACGTGGTCGCCGTCGACAAACCCGTCGGGGTCGCGGCCCACGCCAGCGTGGGGTGGACCGGTCCGACGGTGATCGGCGGCCTCGCCGCCGCCGGTTTCCGGATCTCGACGTCCGGCGCGCACGAGCGCCAGGGCATCGTGCACCGGCTGGACGTCGGCACGTCCGGAGTGATGGTGGTGGCCACGTCGGAGCGCGCCTACACACTGCTCAAGCGCGCGTTCAAGCAGCGGACCATCGACAAGCGGTACCACGCGCTGGTGCAGGGCCACCCGGATCCGAGCAGCGGAACCATCGACGCGCCGATCGGCAGGCACCGCAGCAACGACTGGAAGTTCGCCGTCACCGCGGACGGTAAACCCAGCATCACCCATTACGACACGGTCGAGGCGTTCCAGGCGGCGAGCCTGCTGGACATCCACCTGGAAACGGGCCGGACCCATCAGATCCGCGTCCACTTCGCCGCGCTGCGGCACCCGTGCTGCGGTGACCTCACGTACGGGGCCGATCCGCGGCTGGCGGAACGCCTCGGGCTGGAGCGTCAGTGGCTGCACGCCCGGTCGCTCGGTTTCGCGCATCCCGCGGACGGGCGGTGGGTCGAGATCACGTCCAAGTACCCGAAGGATCTCGAGGACGCTCTCGGGGTTCTGCGGGCGAGCTGA
- the lspA gene encoding signal peptidase II, translated as MDDERVSQDPTAENETDAEDRNDGDTSGAVAPRPAKHQRRLLLFAIAGAILATDLLTKILAVANIEPGRPVWLIGDVVSLRLVRNPGAAFSMATGMTWLLTLVAVGVVIGVVRIGRTLRSPWWALGLGLVLGGALGNLVDRFFRAPGVMQGHVVDFVSVGWWPVFNVADSAIVCGAILLVVLTLVGLEPDGTRKGVEK; from the coding sequence GTGGATGATGAACGGGTGAGTCAAGACCCCACGGCAGAGAACGAGACCGACGCCGAAGACCGGAACGACGGTGACACATCCGGCGCCGTAGCCCCCCGGCCGGCGAAGCATCAGCGCAGGCTGCTGCTGTTCGCGATCGCGGGGGCGATCCTGGCGACCGACCTGCTGACGAAGATCCTCGCCGTCGCCAACATCGAGCCCGGACGCCCGGTCTGGCTGATCGGGGACGTCGTCTCGCTGCGGCTCGTGCGTAACCCGGGCGCGGCGTTCTCCATGGCCACCGGCATGACGTGGCTGCTGACCCTCGTCGCCGTGGGTGTGGTGATCGGCGTCGTCCGCATCGGCCGGACGCTGCGGTCGCCGTGGTGGGCGCTCGGTCTCGGGCTGGTGCTCGGGGGCGCCCTCGGCAATCTCGTCGACCGGTTCTTCCGGGCCCCCGGAGTGATGCAGGGGCACGTCGTCGATTTCGTCTCCGTCGGCTGGTGGCCGGTGTTCAACGTGGCGGACTCCGCGATCGTGTGCGGTGCGATCCTGCTCGTCGTGCTCACCCTGGTGGGACTGGAACCGGACGGAACACGCAAGGGGGTAGAGAAGTGA